The following are from one region of the Eubacterium sp. MSJ-33 genome:
- the leuD gene encoding 3-isopropylmalate dehydratase small subunit, with product MKAYGTVHKYGDNVDTDVIIPARYLNSSDPAELAKNCMEDIDKDFVKRVKPGDIMVANKNFGCGSSREHAPIAIKASGISCVIAETFARIFYRNAINIGLPIIECPEAAKGIEAGDMVEVDFDSGMIYNRTKGTEFKGQAFPPFMQKIIKDGGLINYINAKEN from the coding sequence ATGAAAGCATACGGAACAGTACATAAATATGGCGACAATGTGGATACAGACGTAATCATTCCGGCAAGATATCTGAATTCCTCAGATCCTGCGGAACTTGCGAAAAACTGTATGGAAGATATTGATAAGGACTTCGTAAAGCGTGTGAAACCGGGCGATATCATGGTAGCAAACAAGAACTTTGGATGCGGTTCATCCAGAGAACATGCACCAATCGCAATCAAAGCATCCGGTATCAGTTGTGTAATCGCTGAGACATTTGCAAGAATTTTCTATCGTAATGCAATCAACATCGGACTTCCGATCATTGAATGTCCGGAAGCTGCTAAGGGAATTGAAGCAGGCGATATGGTAGAGGTTGATTTTGACAGTGGTATGATCTATAACAGGACAAAGGGAACTGAGTTTAAGGGTCAGGCATTCCCTCCGTTCATGCAGAAGATTATCAAAGATGGCGGATTGATTAATTATATCAATGCAAAAGAAAATTAA
- the leuC gene encoding 3-isopropylmalate dehydratase large subunit codes for MGMTMTQKILAKHAGLASVEAGQLIEADLDLVLGNDVTTPVAIHEMEKFNKKEVFDKSKIALVMDHFTPNKDIKSAEHCKCVREFSGENEIVNFFDVGEMGIEHALLPEKGLIVAGETCIGADSHTCTYGALGAFSTGVGSTDMAAGMVTGKAWFKVPSAIKFNIIGEKAPYISGKDVILHIIGMIGVDGALYKSMEFVGDGIKNLTMDDRFTIANMAIEAGAKNGIFPVDEQTEAYMKEHSTKSYTKYEADADAVYDEEYTIDLSTLKPTVAFPHLPENTKTIDEVGDIKIDQVVIGSCTNGRISDMRIAADIIKGRHVAKGVRVIVIPGTQEVYLQMLEEGLTKAFIEAGAIVSTPTCGPCLGGHMGVMAAGEKCVSTTNRNFVGRMGHVDSEVYLASPAVAAVSAITGKISCPCELN; via the coding sequence ATGGGAATGACCATGACGCAGAAAATACTTGCGAAACATGCAGGTCTTGCAAGTGTGGAAGCAGGACAGTTGATTGAGGCAGATTTGGATTTAGTGCTTGGTAACGATGTCACAACACCGGTTGCCATTCATGAGATGGAAAAGTTTAATAAGAAAGAAGTGTTTGATAAGAGCAAGATTGCGCTTGTTATGGATCACTTCACACCGAATAAAGATATTAAGAGCGCAGAGCATTGTAAATGCGTACGTGAGTTCTCCGGTGAAAATGAAATCGTGAATTTCTTTGATGTCGGAGAGATGGGAATCGAGCATGCATTGCTTCCGGAAAAAGGATTGATCGTTGCAGGCGAGACATGCATCGGTGCCGATTCACATACATGTACCTATGGTGCCCTTGGCGCATTCTCCACAGGTGTCGGCAGTACGGATATGGCAGCCGGTATGGTAACAGGTAAGGCATGGTTTAAGGTGCCATCTGCAATCAAGTTTAATATCATAGGAGAGAAGGCACCATATATCAGTGGTAAAGACGTGATTCTTCACATCATTGGTATGATTGGTGTAGACGGCGCTCTCTATAAGTCTATGGAGTTTGTTGGTGATGGTATCAAGAACCTTACTATGGATGATCGTTTCACGATTGCAAACATGGCAATCGAGGCAGGCGCAAAGAACGGTATCTTCCCAGTCGATGAGCAGACAGAAGCTTACATGAAGGAACATTCTACAAAGTCGTATACAAAGTACGAGGCAGACGCCGACGCAGTATACGATGAGGAATATACGATTGATCTCTCGACTTTGAAGCCAACCGTTGCATTCCCACATCTTCCGGAGAACACAAAGACAATCGATGAAGTTGGTGATATCAAGATTGATCAGGTAGTAATCGGTTCTTGTACAAACGGAAGAATCTCCGATATGCGTATTGCTGCGGATATCATCAAGGGCAGACATGTGGCAAAGGGTGTGCGTGTGATTGTAATCCCGGGCACACAGGAGGTTTACTTACAGATGCTTGAGGAAGGTCTGACAAAGGCATTTATCGAGGCAGGCGCAATCGTATCAACTCCAACCTGTGGACCATGCTTAGGTGGACATATGGGTGTTATGGCAGCCGGTGAAAAGTGCGTTTCTACAACAAACCGTAACTTTGTCGGACGAATGGGACATGTGGATTCCGAGGTATATCTGGCAAGTCCTGCTGTTGCAGCAGTATCTGCGATTACGGGCAAAATCAGCTGCCCATGTGAATTGAACTAG
- a CDS encoding LysR family transcriptional regulator: protein MLSYKHNHDRCYTEFLFTHYVEGLIYMFDNLNYYRVFYTVANTGNISKAADMLFISQPAISKAIAKLEDGLHVKLFLRSSKGVTLTDEGQVLYNHIEKAFSNISQGEDEIRHIHELGIGQLKIGVSTSLCKHILLDKLQTFISQNPHIKIIIDCHSTVNTLKLLNDGRIDIGLICKTDIPSGFEYQDISTIHDIFVVNETYLSNLHLREQEELAPETVNPWLFSGNLTGIMGNLDESDIKNEKSADSAFASINSASSTDESEFAIKDILEKSNLMLLEKNNITRTHIDDYLESQGIHPQQILEINNMDLLIDFAAIGMGVASVVREFATDYLASGQILELPLFHPVAERTVGFVYPKSRGKSEVLRKFLGMWGC from the coding sequence ATGTTATCATATAAACACAATCACGATCGTTGCTATACAGAATTTTTGTTTACTCATTATGTGGAAGGGTTGATTTATATGTTCGATAATCTGAATTATTACAGAGTATTTTATACCGTTGCAAATACCGGAAATATCAGCAAAGCCGCCGATATGCTTTTCATCAGCCAGCCTGCAATCTCAAAAGCGATTGCAAAACTCGAGGATGGGCTACACGTGAAGCTTTTTTTGCGTTCTTCCAAGGGCGTGACGCTGACTGACGAAGGACAGGTTCTATACAACCATATCGAGAAAGCATTCTCGAATATCTCACAAGGCGAAGATGAAATACGACATATCCATGAACTCGGCATCGGGCAGTTAAAGATCGGGGTCAGCACTTCACTTTGCAAACATATTTTATTGGACAAACTGCAGACCTTTATCTCACAAAATCCACATATCAAGATTATCATCGACTGTCATTCCACAGTCAATACACTGAAGCTTCTAAATGACGGACGCATCGACATCGGGCTGATCTGCAAGACAGATATTCCGTCCGGCTTTGAATACCAGGATATCAGCACAATCCACGACATCTTCGTCGTAAATGAAACTTACCTCTCCAACCTGCACCTGCGGGAACAGGAGGAACTTGCACCGGAGACTGTAAATCCGTGGCTTTTTTCCGGAAATCTGACCGGCATTATGGGAAATTTGGATGAAAGTGACATCAAAAATGAAAAGTCTGCTGATTCAGCTTTCGCCTCGATAAATTCTGCATCTTCCACAGACGAATCCGAATTCGCCATAAAGGATATTCTGGAGAAGTCCAATCTTATGTTGCTGGAGAAAAATAACATCACACGTACGCATATTGATGATTATCTGGAATCGCAGGGAATCCATCCGCAACAGATTCTTGAAATCAACAACATGGATCTGCTCATTGATTTTGCTGCTATCGGCATGGGGGTTGCAAGTGTCGTACGGGAATTTGCGACGGACTATCTGGCTTCCGGGCAGATCTTAGAGCTTCCGCTCTTCCATCCAGTTGCAGAACGCACTGTCGGATTCGTGTACCCGAAGAGCCGTGGAAAGTCCGAAGTGTTACGGAAGTTTCTGGGAATGTGGGGGTGTTAA
- a CDS encoding type II toxin-antitoxin system HicB family antitoxin: MHHYFYPAIFHNDEKGGYWISFPDFPECMTQGETMEEAYEMAVEAMGLCIDDRLRNEESLPEVSAPVDYILQEGDFSCLIEFDLVQYRKKHNTKSVKKTLSIPEWLNEAAMEHDINFSQVLQEALMKKIGI, encoded by the coding sequence ATGCATCATTATTTTTATCCGGCTATATTTCATAACGACGAGAAGGGTGGCTATTGGATTTCATTTCCAGACTTCCCGGAATGCATGACACAGGGAGAAACAATGGAAGAAGCATACGAGATGGCTGTAGAGGCAATGGGATTGTGCATTGATGACCGGTTAAGAAACGAAGAATCGTTGCCGGAAGTGTCCGCTCCAGTGGATTATATACTGCAGGAGGGCGATTTTTCCTGCCTGATTGAATTTGATCTGGTACAGTACAGGAAAAAACACAACACAAAATCTGTGAAGAAAACACTCAGTATTCCGGAATGGTTAAATGAAGCAGCGATGGAGCATGATATCAATTTTTCACAGGTACTTCAAGAGGCATTGATGAAGAAAATAGGAATTTAA
- a CDS encoding type II toxin-antitoxin system HicA family toxin: MPTTSKAMIKKLKKHGFEIISQNGSHVKLTNKETHKTVIVPYHCRDLKTGLEQAILKQAGIKEEK; encoded by the coding sequence ATGCCAACAACATCAAAAGCAATGATCAAAAAACTAAAGAAACATGGATTTGAAATTATATCGCAAAATGGATCACATGTGAAATTAACGAATAAAGAAACGCACAAAACAGTGATTGTGCCATATCACTGTAGAGATTTGAAAACAGGTTTAGAACAGGCAATATTAAAACAGGCAGGAATAAAGGAGGAGAAATAA
- the groL gene encoding chaperonin GroEL (60 kDa chaperone family; promotes refolding of misfolded polypeptides especially under stressful conditions; forms two stacked rings of heptamers to form a barrel-shaped 14mer; ends can be capped by GroES; misfolded proteins enter the barrel where they are refolded when GroES binds), translating into MAKEIKYGAEARKALEAGVNQLADTVSVTLGPKGRNVVLAKSFGSPLITNDGVTIAKEISLEDPFEDMGAQIVKEVATKTNDVAGDGTTTATVLAQAMINEGMKNLAAGANPIVLRKGMKKACDAAVDAISEMSESINGKEQIARVASISAGDDGVGELVADAMEKVSKDGVITIEESKTMKTELDLVEGMQFDRGYVSAYMATDMEKMVAELDNPYILITDKKISNIQDILPLLEQIVQGGQKLLIIAEDIEGEALTTLIVNKLRGTFSVVGVKAPGYGDRRKEMLQDIAILTGGTVISEELGYDLKETTLDQLGRAKSVKVAKENTVIVDGCGAKADIEARVNVIKAQLAETTSEFDKEKLQERLAKLAGGVAVIRVGAATETEMKEAKLRLEDALNATRAAVEEGIIAGGGSAYIHASKKLNALIDTLEGDEKTGATIIAKALAAPLAHIAANAGLEGAVIINKIKESEVGVGFDAYKEEYVNMIEAGIIDPVKVTRTALQNATSVASTFLTTESVVADIKEDAPAMPAGGMGGGMGMM; encoded by the coding sequence ATGGCAAAGGAAATTAAGTATGGAGCAGAAGCCAGAAAGGCTTTGGAAGCAGGCGTAAACCAGCTTGCAGATACAGTTAGCGTAACACTCGGACCAAAAGGAAGAAACGTAGTTCTTGCAAAGTCATTTGGTTCCCCACTCATCACAAATGATGGTGTGACAATTGCAAAGGAGATTTCTCTTGAAGATCCGTTTGAGGATATGGGTGCACAGATTGTAAAGGAAGTTGCAACCAAGACAAATGATGTTGCCGGTGATGGTACAACAACAGCAACCGTTCTTGCACAGGCAATGATCAATGAAGGTATGAAGAACTTAGCAGCCGGAGCAAATCCAATCGTACTTCGTAAGGGTATGAAGAAGGCTTGTGATGCAGCCGTAGATGCAATCTCAGAGATGAGTGAGTCTATCAATGGCAAAGAGCAGATTGCAAGAGTTGCTTCTATCTCTGCCGGTGATGATGGTGTCGGTGAGCTCGTTGCAGATGCAATGGAGAAGGTTTCTAAGGACGGCGTTATCACAATCGAAGAGTCTAAGACAATGAAGACAGAGCTTGACCTGGTAGAAGGTATGCAGTTTGACCGTGGCTATGTAAGTGCTTATATGGCAACAGATATGGAGAAGATGGTTGCAGAACTGGATAATCCATATATTTTGATTACAGATAAGAAGATTTCCAATATTCAGGATATTCTTCCGCTTTTGGAGCAGATTGTACAGGGTGGACAGAAGCTTTTGATCATCGCTGAGGATATCGAGGGCGAGGCTCTTACAACATTGATCGTAAATAAGCTGCGTGGTACATTTTCAGTCGTAGGTGTAAAGGCACCTGGCTATGGTGACAGAAGAAAAGAAATGCTGCAGGATATCGCAATCCTGACAGGTGGTACAGTCATCTCTGAGGAGCTTGGTTATGACTTAAAGGAGACAACTCTGGATCAGCTCGGACGTGCAAAGAGTGTAAAGGTTGCCAAGGAGAATACAGTCATCGTTGATGGTTGTGGTGCAAAGGCAGATATCGAGGCAAGAGTGAATGTAATCAAGGCACAGCTTGCTGAGACAACATCTGAGTTCGATAAGGAGAAGCTGCAGGAGAGACTGGCAAAGCTTGCCGGCGGAGTTGCTGTTATCCGTGTTGGTGCTGCAACTGAGACAGAGATGAAGGAAGCAAAGCTTCGTCTCGAAGATGCTTTGAACGCTACAAGAGCAGCCGTAGAAGAGGGTATCATCGCAGGTGGTGGATCTGCATATATCCATGCTTCTAAGAAGCTGAATGCTCTGATTGATACATTGGAAGGAGACGAGAAGACCGGTGCAACAATCATCGCAAAGGCACTGGCAGCACCGCTTGCTCATATCGCAGCAAATGCAGGTCTTGAAGGTGCAGTCATCATCAACAAGATTAAAGAGTCTGAGGTTGGTGTTGGATTTGATGCTTACAAGGAAGAGTATGTAAACATGATCGAAGCAGGTATCATTGATCCTGTGAAGGTTACAAGAACAGCATTGCAGAATGCAACATCCGTTGCTTCTACATTCCTTACAACAGAGTCTGTTGTTGCTGATATCAAGGAAGATGCTCCGGCTATGCCAGCAGGTGGCATGGGCGGCGGCATGGGAATGATGTAA
- a CDS encoding co-chaperone GroES — translation MKLTPLGDRVVLKQSVAEETTKSGIVLPTQSQEKPQYAEVVEVGPGAVVDGEKVPMEVKAGDKVIYSRYAGTEVKLGDDEYIIVKQADILAIVQ, via the coding sequence ATGAAGTTAACACCATTAGGAGACAGAGTTGTATTGAAGCAGTCCGTTGCAGAAGAGACGACAAAATCAGGTATCGTTCTTCCGACACAGTCACAGGAAAAGCCACAGTATGCAGAGGTCGTTGAAGTTGGTCCTGGCGCTGTTGTAGATGGCGAGAAGGTTCCGATGGAAGTAAAGGCTGGCGATAAAGTAATCTATTCAAGATATGCAGGAACAGAAGTAAAGCTTGGGGATGATGAGTACATCATTGTTAAGCAGGCAGATATTCTTGCAATCGTTCAGTAA
- a CDS encoding DUF6062 family protein has translation MAEQLYTIPVNDAFTMDCECPICEMNRQLERNAIEYTMGPSYMEDDNRAMTDEQGFCAHHVRMLYAEKNRLGLALMLKTHTDKTIRDLKALSTGKPVVSGGLFKKQASSSVGDYIKRLEDSCFICNRMKETSMRYIDTIFHLWKKDPEFHEKFANCKGFCTYHYGILYDAGSVKLAKDAYAEFQEILNKTYFAGMERVNGDIGWFIDKFDYRYKDEPWKNAKDSLPRGIIKTNHTIIES, from the coding sequence ATGGCAGAACAGTTGTATACGATTCCGGTGAACGATGCATTTACGATGGATTGCGAATGCCCAATCTGTGAGATGAACCGGCAATTGGAACGAAATGCAATCGAATATACGATGGGACCAAGTTATATGGAGGACGATAACCGGGCGATGACGGATGAACAAGGCTTTTGTGCGCATCATGTGCGGATGCTTTACGCGGAGAAGAACCGGCTGGGACTTGCTCTGATGTTAAAGACACATACGGATAAGACTATCCGGGATCTGAAGGCACTGAGTACCGGAAAACCGGTTGTATCAGGAGGACTTTTTAAGAAACAGGCGAGTTCTTCGGTTGGGGATTATATCAAACGGCTGGAGGATTCGTGCTTTATTTGCAACCGGATGAAGGAGACGTCCATGAGGTATATCGATACGATCTTTCATCTGTGGAAGAAAGATCCGGAGTTTCACGAGAAGTTTGCAAACTGTAAGGGCTTTTGTACCTATCATTATGGAATTCTGTATGATGCGGGCAGTGTAAAGCTTGCGAAGGATGCCTATGCGGAGTTTCAGGAGATTCTGAATAAGACGTATTTTGCCGGTATGGAGCGTGTGAATGGAGATATTGGCTGGTTTATCGATAAGTTTGATTACCGGTATAAAGATGAACCATGGAAGAATGCGAAGGATTCGCTGCCACGGGGAATCATCAAGACGAACCATACAATCATAGAATCGTAA
- a CDS encoding DUF2225 domain-containing protein has protein sequence MGIFSTMGKLGLGDFDESKIMETDSGTANKHGAAEIKETKSPEELEKEVLFDKTYECPVCNLTFKTKCVRAGKVRLEGKDSDLRPIYNLIDPIKYDVITCEKCGYSALGRYFGKLMNRQMKDISEQIGAKFNGIESAVGKDIFTYDDAITRYQLALITAMVKKAKSSERAYTCLKYAWVLRGKRQYLAARPEGIKPEENRSLYMDERECLKNAYEGFLKAISSETFPIAGMDENTLNYLLADLARRLGKNEDALRLLSLVITSRSASSRMKDEALKLKDMIRDSIKNNK, from the coding sequence ATGGGCATTTTTTCCACAATGGGAAAACTTGGCCTGGGTGATTTTGACGAGTCGAAGATTATGGAGACAGATTCCGGTACTGCGAATAAGCATGGTGCGGCGGAAATCAAGGAGACAAAATCACCGGAGGAGTTGGAAAAGGAAGTACTGTTTGATAAGACTTACGAATGTCCGGTCTGTAACCTGACATTTAAGACAAAATGCGTGCGGGCAGGAAAGGTTCGACTGGAGGGCAAGGATAGCGATCTTCGCCCGATATACAACCTTATTGACCCAATCAAATATGATGTGATTACCTGTGAAAAATGTGGATATTCTGCACTTGGAAGGTATTTCGGAAAGCTGATGAACCGACAGATGAAAGATATCAGTGAACAGATTGGTGCGAAGTTTAATGGTATTGAGTCTGCTGTTGGTAAGGATATTTTTACTTATGATGATGCGATTACAAGATATCAGCTTGCTTTGATCACAGCTATGGTAAAAAAAGCAAAGAGTAGTGAACGGGCATATACTTGTCTGAAATACGCATGGGTACTGCGTGGGAAAAGACAGTATCTGGCAGCGAGACCAGAAGGAATCAAACCGGAAGAGAATCGCTCTTTATACATGGATGAAAGAGAATGTTTGAAAAATGCGTATGAAGGTTTTTTGAAAGCAATCTCATCAGAGACTTTCCCGATTGCGGGAATGGATGAAAATACACTGAATTATCTGCTTGCGGATCTGGCGCGGAGACTTGGAAAAAACGAGGATGCATTGCGGCTGCTGTCGTTGGTGATTACATCGCGCAGCGCATCTTCCCGTATGAAGGATGAAGCACTCAAGCTGAAGGATATGATTCGGGATAGTATTAAGAACAATAAATGA
- a CDS encoding glutamine--tRNA ligase/YqeY domain fusion protein, with product MEGEATVSKNFIEQEIDKDLAEGKYTEVVTRFPPEPNGYLHIGHAKSILLNYGLAKEYGGTFHFRFDDTNPTKEKTEYVQSIIDDIKWLGADYGDKIYFASNYFDAMYDAAIKLIKKGKAYVCDLSADEIREYRGTLKEPGKNSPYRDRSVEENLRLFEGMKNGEYPDGSKVLRAKIDMASPNINMRDPVIYRIARMTHHNTGDKWCIYPMYDFAHPIEDAEEGITHSICTLEFEDHRPLYDWVVRELEYKNPPRQIEFSKLYLTNVVTGKRYIKKLVEDGIVDGWDDPRLVSIAALRRRGFTKESIKMFMELVGVSKSQSSADYAMLEYCIREDLRLKANRMMAVLDPIKLIIDNYPEGQVEYFDIDNNQEDESAGKRQVAFSRELYIDREDFMEEPPKKYFRLFPGNEVRLKGAYFVKCVDYKKDENGVVTEIHCTYDPETRSGSGFEGRKVKGTIHWVSAESAVDAEVRLYENIVDEEKGKLNEDGTLNYNPNSLTVLKNCKLEAALGKAVKGDKFQFLRHGYFCVDAKDTTENHLVFNRIVSLKSSYKPGK from the coding sequence ATGGAAGGTGAAGCAACAGTTTCAAAAAATTTTATTGAACAGGAGATAGATAAAGATCTGGCAGAGGGAAAATATACAGAGGTAGTAACACGTTTCCCACCGGAGCCAAACGGATATCTGCATATTGGACATGCAAAGTCAATTCTTTTAAATTACGGTCTTGCCAAGGAGTATGGAGGAACATTCCATTTTCGGTTCGATGACACGAACCCTACAAAGGAAAAGACCGAATATGTACAGTCTATCATTGATGATATCAAGTGGCTGGGCGCTGATTATGGAGATAAGATTTATTTCGCATCGAATTATTTTGACGCGATGTATGATGCAGCAATCAAGCTGATCAAGAAGGGAAAAGCATATGTCTGCGATCTGTCAGCCGATGAGATCCGCGAATATCGTGGAACACTGAAGGAGCCGGGCAAGAACAGCCCATATCGTGACAGAAGCGTAGAGGAAAACCTGAGATTGTTTGAGGGCATGAAGAACGGAGAATATCCGGATGGAAGCAAGGTATTGCGTGCGAAGATTGATATGGCTAGTCCGAATATCAACATGCGTGATCCGGTTATCTATCGTATTGCACGTATGACACATCATAACACCGGTGACAAGTGGTGCATCTATCCGATGTATGATTTCGCACATCCGATTGAGGATGCCGAGGAAGGGATTACACATTCCATCTGTACATTGGAGTTTGAGGATCACAGACCACTGTATGACTGGGTTGTACGGGAACTGGAATACAAGAACCCACCGAGACAGATTGAGTTTTCTAAGCTGTATCTGACAAACGTTGTGACCGGAAAGCGATATATCAAGAAACTTGTAGAAGATGGTATCGTAGATGGTTGGGATGACCCAAGACTGGTTTCCATCGCTGCACTTCGGAGACGGGGATTTACAAAAGAATCCATCAAGATGTTTATGGAACTTGTTGGTGTTTCCAAGTCACAGAGTTCCGCGGATTATGCGATGCTTGAGTATTGTATCCGTGAGGATTTGCGCTTGAAGGCAAACCGTATGATGGCGGTATTGGATCCAATTAAGTTAATCATTGATAACTATCCGGAAGGACAGGTTGAGTATTTCGATATCGATAACAATCAGGAGGATGAATCGGCCGGCAAACGCCAGGTTGCGTTCTCCAGAGAGTTATATATTGACCGCGAAGACTTTATGGAGGAGCCGCCGAAGAAATATTTCCGATTGTTCCCTGGAAATGAAGTGCGCTTAAAGGGTGCTTATTTCGTAAAGTGCGTGGATTATAAGAAGGATGAAAACGGAGTTGTAACGGAGATTCACTGTACCTACGATCCGGAGACGAGAAGTGGTTCCGGATTTGAAGGAAGAAAGGTTAAAGGAACGATTCATTGGGTATCAGCGGAGAGTGCAGTCGATGCAGAAGTGCGCCTGTATGAAAATATCGTGGATGAGGAAAAGGGTAAACTTAATGAAGATGGTACCCTGAACTATAATCCAAACTCTTTGACGGTTTTGAAGAATTGTAAGCTTGAGGCGGCACTTGGAAAGGCCGTAAAGGGAGATAAATTCCAGTTCTTACGGCATGGATATTTTTGTGTAGATGCAAAAGATACGACAGAAAATCATTTGGTATTCAACCGGATTGTATCATTGAAGAGTTCATACAAGCCGGGTAAATAA